The Achromobacter spanius genome includes the window ACCTGGATCACATAGCGCATCCGGCGCGCCGGAATGCGGTACCACGGTTCGCCCTTGGTCAGGCTGCGCGGGTTCATCTGAATGACCACGGGCGTGACGACTCGCGCCCCGCGCAGTGCAATGGCGCAGGCGCCCCGGTGAAATTGCGGCAAGGCGTCGGGGGGCGTGCGCGTGCCCTCCGGAAAGACGATCAGGGTTTCGCCGTTGCGCAGCACGTCGGCCGCGCGGTCGAACATGTCGAAGCTCTCGTCGTTCGTGATGTAGCCGGCGTTGGCGACGGGGCCGCGCGTGAACGGGTTGGTGGCCAGGCCGTGCTTGACGATGCAGTTGGCGTTCTTGACATGGCCCACCAGGAAGACGACGTCGAGCAACGACGGGTGGTTGGCCAGAATCATCTGCCCGGGCTTGCCCAGGCGTTCGGCGCCCTTGAATTCCACGGTCAGGATGCCCACGCGAACCATGAACCGGATGAACAGGCGGAACGTGCCGTTCAGCGCCCAGCGCGCGCGGCGCTGGCGTTCCAGCTTGCCGCCCGGCAACAGGCGCTGGGGCGGGAAGACCAGCACGCGCAACAGCACGCCGCCCACGCCGAACATCGTGAACGCCACGCCGGTGGCCAGCAGGCGCCAGAGCCAGAAGTCCTGGCGGGTTTGGGTGGGGCTTGTCATGCGTTGCGGGTCCAGGTCCAGCGTCGGGCGCGATTCGCATGCCCCCAGGAGGGGGTGCGCAGCGTCAGATGGCGCAGCAGATTCAAGGGGTTGGGCCAGGCTTGGGATGCCTTGGCGGCCGAGGTGGCCTCCGCGTCAGGTCGCGGGGCCGGCTCGGCCGACATGGCCAGCGTCCATTCCGTGCCCGCGCGCAGGTGGAAGGCGGCGGCGTAGGTGTAGGGCACGTCGTCGATCCACGGGGCATAGGGGGCGGGCGGGCGCTCTTCGGCCAGCACCACCAGCACGTCTTCATGCCCCTGGTCCAACAACATGGCGCCTTCGATGAAGGCGTGTTCCAGGCCGTCGTCGTCCACGGAAATGGCTACGGATTCGGTGGTTTCGCGGCGTATGATCGACCACTGCGCGGCAATGGCGTTGTGCACCGACAAGCCAAACGCGGTAGGTGACAAGGGTTCATCCGCCGCCAAGGATTGCAACAGGCCAAAATTGCGGCTGGTTTCGCCGTGCCGCGAGGCGAACACCAGGGGCATCGCGGGGCGGTCGGCAGCCAGCGGCCACGCGCACTCGAACACCGCGCGAGCCAGTGGGCTGAGTCGGCGGCGTTGCATGGGCGGCAAAAAATCCAGGCGGGGCGCGCGTGGGTTATCAAGAGGGCAGTAAGGGTGTTGCGCCCAGTAAAACCAGTCGTCGGGCGACTCCATTCCTTGCGTCCAACCTTGCCATTGCGCGATTGAAAACGTCAACATAGCGCGCGATTCTACTATGTCGAGTTGCGCAGACTTTGTTTTTAATGGTTACTTTGTCCTTGTCTATTAGCTAGGGGACAGGTTTGTAAAAAATATAATCGGTTACTTGTTGCTGTGGCTATTCAGGAACTATTCATGTATTGGGCGGACCAAGGCGCCGCTGATCGCTATCAAGCAAAGGACTTGTCCCTGGACGATGCGGCGCGCGCCTCCGGGCGAACAGGCCGCAAAGCCCAGGAAGACTGGCGGGTCAGCCGGGCACTGAAGCATGAAGTAAGGCGGAAGGCCGATCCTGGCGCGATGATGTCGCTTAGCCACAGCGGCGGCCACGCGGTTTGCGCCAGCGCGCCCGCGGGATGGCCGCTGGGGGCGGATCTTGAAAGCCTGCGTCCGCGCGATTTTTCCCGGCTGGCGCAGTGGGTATGCACGCCGGAAGAGGCCGCCGCGCTGGCGGCGCTGACCGGGCCGGCGCAATGCCAGCACTTTTATCTGCTGTGGACCCTGAAAGAGGCCTTCATCAAGGCGGCGGCGCTGGATTTCCCGGCGGATATGGCCTTGTTCGGGCTGAATCCGGGTCCGGATGGCCAATGGCGCTTGCGTGCGCCGCCCGGTCATTGGCGGGCGTGCAGTTGGCGCCTGGGCAGCGCGTGGATGGCGTCGGTGGTCTGGCGGGCGCCGACTGATAACACAACGTATCCAGCCTGGCGCGGCGCCGTGGGTTGCGAATTGCCTGCGCTAACACTTGTTGGCGAATGGCTACGCGACGCTGACTGATATCGCTGGCAGGCAGGTCTTGCAAGTTGGCACTTTGTTCTGCCCTTCGTTTTGTCCTTCGGACTTAAAGATGTATTATGAATGCATGTTTAAAAAGCGATCCCCGATCGCCCTCCAAGGAGCAGCAGATGTTGAGCCCCCAAGTCCGCGCGCTGGTCAAAGCGACCGCCCCCGTCCTCAAGACGCACGGCGTGGCGTTGACGCGCCATTTCTATGCGCGCATGTTCGAACACAATCCTGAACTGAAGCACGTCTTCAATCAGGGCCATCAGGCCGGTGGTCAGCAGCAGCACGCCTTGGCGGGCGCGGTGACGGCGTATGCCGAGCACATCGACGATCCCTCGGTGCTGGCGCCGGTGGTGACGCGTATCGTGCACAAGCACGTCAGCCTGGGCATACGGCCCGAGCACTACGCCATCGTGGGCAAGCATTTGCTGGCGTCCATCCGCGAAGTGCTGGGCGCGGCAGCTACGGATGAACTGGTGGACGCCTGGGCCGCCGCCTACGGCCAGTTGGCCGATCTGCTGATTGCCGAAGAGTCCCGCCTGTACGCGGAATCCGCCGCCAAGCCGGGCGGCTGGACGGGCTGGCGCGCCTTCCGCGTGGTGGGCAAGCAGCCGGAAAGCGCCGAGATCACGTCCTTCTACCTGGCGCCGTCCGACGGCGGGGCCGTACCGGCTTATCGTCCGGGGCAGTATGTGTCGGTGCGCGTGTACGTGCCCGAGCTGGGCCTGATGCAGCCGCGCCAATACAGCTTGTCGGATGCGCCCGGCCAGGACCGGCTGCGCATTTCCGTCAAGCGCGAAGCGGCCGGTGCGGACACGCCGGCAGGGCGTGTGTCCAACGCCTTGCATGACCGCCTGGAAGAGGGCGGCGTGCTGGACGTGGCGCCGCCGCAGGGCGATTTCCATCTGAAGGACGACAGCGATGCGCCCGTGGTGCTGGTGAGCGGCGGCGTCGGCCTGACCCCCATGGTGTCCATCCTGAATCACCTGGTCCGCGCCAACGACGAACGTCAGATCCGTTTTGTTCACGGCTGTCGCAACCGTTCGGTGCACGCCATGAAAGACCATGTGAACCAGATTGCGGCCGAGCGCGGCAACGTGCGCAAGGCAGTTTTCTACGAAGAGGTGGGCCACGGCGACCAGGCCGGGGTTGATTACGACCATCGCGGCCGCGTGGACCTGCGAGCCATCACGGACGATGCCATCGTGCCCGGCGCCGACTACTACCTGTGCGGGCCGGCGCCCTTCATGGCCGCGCAACGCGCCGTCTTGCTGGAGCTGGGCGTGGACCCGGGCCGCATCCACGCTGAAGCGTTCGGCACCGGCGGCGCGCCCGCCTGAGCGGTGTATCCTGGCGGCCTGATCTTGCCAGGCCGACCCGGGCCCCCATCCATGCCATGCAACTGACCCGATTCACCGACTTCGGCCTGCGCGTCCTGATGTACCTGACGCAATGCCGTGACCGGCCAGCCGCCGTGACCATCCCGGAGATCGCCGGGCGGTTCGACGTGTCGCGCAATCACCTGGTCAAAGTGGTGCACTTCATGTCGCAGCGCGGCTGGGTCAGCACGGTGCGTGGCAAGGGTGGCGGCTTGCGCCTGGCGCGCGAGCCGTCTGCCTATCAGGTGGGCGACCTGATCCGCGAACTGGAACAGCAAGGGCCCTTGATCGATTGCCGCGAGCCGCCCTGTGCGCTGGACGGCGCGTGCCGGCTGGCGGGCGTGCTGGCGCAGACGCTGGCGGCGTTCTACGACGCGCTTAATGCCTACACCCTGGCCGACCTGGTGCGCGACCCCACCGCCGCCGCCATCATCAAGCTGCACCGCGCCGCCTGAACTGAAACCCAGGGCATGATGTTTTGTTATGGATGCTGCGGCGTTTGGCATTTGCCGGACGGCCCGCGCGCGTTCCAGAATGGAGCCGTTCCCTGTTCTCTTGGATGAAGGCATGCGCGTTTGCGTAATCGGTGCGGGCGTGGTCGGTGTAACGTCCGCCTATTTCCTGGCGCGCCAGGGCCACGACGTGGTGCTGGTGGACAGCCAGGCGCGTCCGGCGGAAGTCTCCAGCTACGCCAATGGCGGCCAGCTCAGCTATAGCTATGTGGCCCCGCTGGCCGGCCCGGGCGTGCTGCCCAGCGTGCCCGGCTGGCTGCTGCGCCAAGATTCCCCGCTGCGTTTCCGGCCCAGGCTGGACCCCCATCAATGGCGTTGGTGCCTGCAATTTGCCTTGGCGTGCCGCGCGTCGGTCGCCAAGGCGTCCACCGCGCAATTGCTGGGCTTGTCCTACCTGAGCCGCGACGTCATGCACACGCTGCTGGAACAGGAAAACCTGGATTTCGGCCATCTGAAAAACGGCAAGCTGATCGCCTATCGCAGCGCGGCCTTGCTGGACAAGGCGCGCGCGCTGGTGGCGTACCAGGCGGGCCATGGCGCCCAGCAGCAGGTGCTGGACGCCCCGCAAACCCTGGCGATGGAACCGGCGCTTGCCGCCATGGGCAGCAAACTGGCCGGCGCCATCTACACCCCCAGCGAAGAAGCCGGCGATTGCCGGCAGTTCACCGAAGGCCTGTTCGACCGCCTGCAATTGCTGGGCAACGTGGAATGCGCGATGTCCAACCCGGTAACCGGCTTGCAGCGGGAAGGCCGCCGCATCGTGGCTGTGAACACGCGCAACGGCGATATCGGCGCCGACGCCATCGTGCTGGCCACCGGCATCGGCACCCGCGCGCTGCTCAAGCCGCTGGGGCATGACGTGCCCTTGTATCCGCTGAAGGGCTACAGCCTGAGCGTGCCCCTGGCTGACGACGACACCGTGGCCCCGCGCATCAGCGTCACGGACTACGAGCGCCGCATTGTCTACGCGCGCGTGGGCAAGGTGCTGCGCATTGCGGCCATGGTCGATATCGGCAGCGCCAACGCCGATATTGATCCGGCGCGCGTGGCGCTGTTGAAGCAACAGGTGCGCGAGGCGTTTCCGGCCCTGGACCTGACCCAGGCCATCCCCTGGGCCGGCCTGCGTCCCGCCACGCCCACCGGCAAGCCGCTGATCGGGCGCAGCCCCGCAGCCGACAACCTGTGGCTCAACATTGGCCAGGGCGCCTTGGGCTTTACCTTGGCCTGCGGCAGCGCCGCGCTGCTGACGGCGCAGATGGCCGGCCTGGAATTGCCGCTGGACCCCGCGCCGTTCCGGCCTTGAATCCAGAAGGGTTCAAGATTCACGGGCGTTCAATACAGGCCCACGCCGCGCAGCCATAGTGTTGCTCTCTAGCGGGAGCATCCATGAGCATTTTCCAAAGAACCACCATCGCGCTGGCGCGTAGCCCCGCGATGGGGCGCGCCATGCGGGCGGTGGCGGCGCGCACGTCGCTGGCGCAGCGCTTTGTGGGCGGGGCGGACGTAGACGCCGCCGTGCGCACCGCGCTGCGGCTGCGCGACGCGCACGGCATCCGGGCGTCGCTGTTCTACCTGGGCGAATACGTGGCCGAGCCGGCCGCCATCGAGCACAACGTGTCGGAGGCCATCCGCGCTTGCGGCGCGCTGGGCGCGGCGGGCCTGGATGTGCACGTGTCGGTGGACCCCACCGCCATCGGCTACATGGCCAGCGACGCGCTGGGCGAGGCCAACGCGCGGCGTATCGGCGAGGCGCTGCGGCAGGCGGCTGGGCGGAAGATAGGGCAGACGGCGAGGCAGGGGACAGGCCCGGCGACAGGACAGGCAACGGGCCAGGACACGGGCCAGGCGGCGCGGGCGGGACAGCACTGGATGGTGTTGGACATGGAAGATGCCGGCATCCGCGAACGCACCTGCGTCTTGCACCGCAGCTTGCTGGAAGCGGGCCTGCCGGCTGGCCTGACCTTGCAGGCGCGGCGGCGGCGCACGCCCGAAGACCTGGCCTGGGCGATCCGCCAGCACACGTCCTTGCGCCTGGTGAAGGGCGCGTTTCCCGAGCGCGCGCTGGACCACGCGGGCCGCGACCGCATCGACCACGCCTATCTGGACGCGGCCGCCATCATGCTGTCGCGCGAGGCCCGCGAGGCCGGCTTCTACCCGGTGTTCGGCACGCACGACGACCGCCTGGCCGGCGCCATCATGGCCTTGGCGCGCGAACGGGGCTGGTCGCCCGACGCGTTCGAATTTGAAATGCTCTATGGCGTGCGGCCGGACTGGCAACTGGCGCTGCGCGACCTGGGCTATAACGTCAGGGTTTATCTGCCCTTTGGTGGCGATTGGTGGCCCTACGCCATCCGCCGCGTGGGCGAAAACCCCGGCAATGCCTGGCTGCTGGCCCGTTCGTTAAAGGCCGATGGCGGGTACTTCGGTTAGCGGCCCGATTGCCTTGCCGGGGCTCCTTGCATCTTTGCTTGCTTCTCTGGTGGCATCTTTGCGTTGTTCTTTGCTGCCTCTTTTGGCCCATTCTTCTGGCGCGGTTTTCCAACGATCTCATGGCCGTCACCCAACACATCTGGCATTGCGGCGCGGGCTTGCCCGGCGACGTGCTGATCGCGGACCTGCGCGCTTATCGGTACGCGCCGCATTTCCACGACGCCTGGTCCATCGGTGCTGTGGAACACGGCCACTGCGCGTTCACCGTGCATGGCGTGGCGCATTCGGCCGCCGCGGGCGATCTGGTGGTGATCGCGCCCGGCCAGGTGCACACGGGCGGCACGTCGGATGCGCCCTTGTCTTACCGCATGGCGTATATCGACGCCGCCTGGTTCGACGACCACGCGCAGGCCTTGTTGGGTGCTGTCTCGCGCTTGGCCGGGCCGGTCATCACGGCGCCCGCGCTGTGCACACAATGGTTGGCCGCGCTGACGCCAGCCGCTATCCCCGATAGCGAACGCCGCGAACGCATTTCGGCCGCCTTGTTTGGTCTGCTGGCGGCGCACGGCAAAGCCATCGGCGCGGAGCATATAGACGGCGCCAATTGTGCAGACGGCGCCAATGGCGCGGACCGTGCTGACGATGCCCGCAGTGCCGATGGGAAGGACGCGGCGGACGTCTGCGCCTTGCTGCGCGAACGCATGACCGCCGACCCGGCTTGCGCGCCGGACCTGGAAGCGCTGGCCCGCGCGCAGGACCGTCACCGCACCACGCTGGTCAAGCAGTTCGCGCGCCGTTACGGGCTGCCGCCGCAGGCCTGGCTGCGCAATTGGCGGGTGGCGCGGGCGCGGGTGTTGTTGCGCGCCGGCCTGCCCTTGGCGCAGGCCGCCCAGGCCGTGGGCTTTGCGGATCAGGCGCACCTGACCCGCGTGTTCAAGCAGGTTTACGGCAGCACGCCGGGCGCGCTGCTGCGCGCGGATTCCCAGACGTTGCGAGCGCGGGGCGTTTCGATCCGGTAGTCCGAATATTTGCGGCTGAAGAACGTGGCCCCCAACTGCTCGGCCGCCAGCAAGGGCGCACGCGGGTCAGCCGCGATTTCCCCGCGCAGGTTGCCGGCGCCATGCACAAACCCCACAAAGTCCGAGTGCGTATACCGCGCGTATTCCTGCACCTGATGCACGATGCCCAGCGCCGCGCCGGGGTAGGTTTCTTCAGACGCCACGGCCAGGCCCAGCCGCTTGCCGGTCATGCGCGCCTTGACCCGTTCCGGCTCCGGCCCGCTGCCCGCGTAGTGCGTGAACGAGCGGTCAAAGAACGCCTTGGTCTGCGCCGACATGCCGTACCAATAGATAGGCGTGCAGATCAGGGCGCCGTCGGCCGGCAGGAAGTGTTCCAGGAACAACTCCGGATAGCGGTCTTCGGGCGCGGGCTGGTGCCGCAGGTCCGACAGAAAGCCGTTGAGGTAGTCATCCAGAAAGAGCAGGGTGGTGGCAAGGCCGGCGGCGTTCGCGCCGCGTTGCGCGGCCGCGCCCAGCGCCGCGCTGTTGCCGTCGCGGCGGGGGCTGCCCACCAGGATAAGCAAGCGTTGAGTGGGCTGATTTAAATTCATGGTGAGTCCCTTGGGTGGGTTCAGAGTCAAGGCATCAATGTAGGGATCAAGCGATCCGGCGACAAATGACGAATCCTTGATTACGATGAATCCAATTCATCTAAAGGAATGCTGGAAAAGGAGCGCCAGAACCCCATGTTTGCGACCCTGCCCGTCACCGCGCTGCGCACCTTCGAGGCGGCCGCCCGACTGCGCAGTTTCAAGCTGGCCTCGGTGGAACTGGCCGTGACGCCCACGGCGGTCTCGCACCAGATCAAATTGCTGGAACGCCAAGTGGGTGTGGCGCTGTTTGACCGCGTGCCGCGTGGCGTGCGCTTGACCGACAGCGGCGCGCGTCTGTTCGCCAGCGTGCATGGCGCCTTGCTGGAGATTGCGCAGACGCTGGATGCCTTGCGTCCCGAACCCGCATCGGGCGCGCTGACCCTGTCCACCACGCACTCCTTCGCGGCGTTGTGGCTGGTGCCACGCCTGGGACGCTTTCACCAGGCCTATCCGCAATATCAGTTGAACCTGCAAACCGGCGCGGATGCGGTCGACCTGTTGCAAGACGCCAGCGTGGACGTGGCGGTGCGCTACAGCCGGCAACGGTATCCGGCCTTGCATACGGCGGCCACGTTGCCGGAATGGTTCGGCGTCTACGGTGCGCCGTCGCAAATTACCCAGTTGGAAAAAAGCGCGGATAAGCGCGCACCGCCACCCGCGTCCCCGCCCACCCCCGCGCTGGTCACCGTGCGTTGGCGCGATTCCGATTTGTACGACCAAGGTTGGCGCGCCTGGTGCCAGGCGGCGGGTTTGCCGGCATGGCAGGCGCCGTCGGCGGTGCACGCCTATGAGGAAGAACACTATGCCTTGCAGGCCGCCATTGCGGGGCAAGGATTGGTGCTGGCCAGTTCCGTGATGGTGTCCGACAGCGTGCGCGCCGGCACCCTGGCCGCCTACCGGCCACAGGTGCGGGTGCCGGGCGCGGCCTACCAGGCGCTGTGCGCGCCCGGGCGCGAACGCCATCCGCCGGTCAAGGCTTTCCTGGCGTGGCTGACGCGGGAATTCCAGGCATGACATCGGCAGCCTGGCGGCGGTCGGGGCGCGGCAACAAGGGCAGCGCCGCCAGCATCAGCGCGCCCGCCAGCACCCAGGCGGCGGGCCACGAACTGGCCGCGACCACGTGCGGAATCGCAAGCGGCGTCAGGAACAAGCCCAGGTAGACGCAACTATTGGCCATGCCCAGCGCCGTGCCGGCGCGCGCGGCGCCCGCCAGCGTGGCCAGTTCGGTATACGCCACGCCATGCCAGGCGGACGCGCAGATGCCTGCCGCCGCCAGCAGGCCCGCCATGGCCAACACCGCGCCCGCCGCCGTGGGCGCAGCGCTGACCGCCCACGCCACCGCGCCCAGCGCCGCAAACAGCAGAAAGCTGCATTGCGCGCAGCGGCGCAGATAGGCGCGCCGGTTGCCGTGGCGATCGGTCCATCGGCCGCTGGCGATGCGCGCCACCATGGCGCCCAGTTGTACCGCCACCATGACCGCGGTCAGCGTGCCGATGCCGGCGTGGCTGACGTCATGCAGGAATACCGTGGCGAAGGTCAGCACGGCAAATTGCGGGCAGCACATCAGGCCGATGGCGGCGGCGGCGCGCCAGACGCGCGCGTCCCGCAGCGGCGAGGGTGCGGTGCGTCGGCCCGTGGCCGGCAAGCCGTGGCCCGCTTGGGCAGGCTGGGCGGATTGGGCGGGTCCAGCAGATTGGGCCGGCTGACGAGGCTGGTCGGATTGTCCGGGTTGAGCAGATCGAGCGGGCTGGCGAGGCAGGTCGGAGGCCGGCTCGCGCAGCCAGCAAGCGGCAAGCACCGCCGCTGCCCCGCACATCAGTGCCAGCACGCCGAACACCGCCGCAAAGCCCGCGTGCGCCGCCAGCCAGGGAAGCAGCAGCGCGCCCAAGCCGCCGCCCAAGGGCACGGCGGTCTGGCGGATGCTCATGGCCAGGCCGCGCTCGCCGTCGTCAAACCAGGCCATCACCGCCCGGCCGCTGGCGCCGTTGACACTGCCGCCCAGCATGCCGACCAGCACCAGGCCCACCGCCAACAGCCACAGGCTGGGCACGGTGGCGCCATCCGGCGAGGCAAAGCCGCTCATCCAGGCCAGCGCCGCAGCGGTCGCGCCCAGACCGGTCAACAGTACCGGGCGGTCGCCCCAGCGGTCGGTCAGCAAGCCCCAGGGCAGTTCGAACAGGGCCACGCCCAAGCCCATCAAGCCTAGCGCCAAGCCCAACTGATCGTTGTCCAGGCGGTAACCGGCGCGCATGAACACCGCCGTGGTGGGCAAGCCCGCCGCCGCGGCGGAGAAGGCGGCGTTGGCGGCTACGCCCACCGCCAGCACTTTCCAGCGATGGGTAGGGCGGAGCGCGGAGTTGGGCACGGGGTAGGGCGCGAGGTGAGGCGCCGGATGGGGAGCCGGGTGGGGCGCGGGGTGGAGTAAGGGCGGCGTCGAGGGCACGGACATGCAGAACTCCAAGAGCAGGTAACAAGGACCCAGCCAGTTTGCGCATCTGCTATCGTTTTGAAAATCAGGAAATATTGCGTCAATTGTTTTGAAAAACAGGACTATTCAATGCGGCCTGTCACCTTTGACCTCGATGTGCTGCGCAGCTTTGTCGCGGGCGTGGACCTGGGTAGTTTTGGCCGCGCGGCCGACCGCCTGGGCCGCTCGACGTCCGCCATCAGCGCGCAGATGAAAAAGCTGGAGGAACAGGCGGGCGTGCCGCTGCTGCGCAAAGCCGGGCGCGGCCTGGCGCTGACCGAGGCCGGGGAAACCATGCTGGCCTATGGCCGCCGCCTGTTGGAATTGAACGACCAGGCCGCGCGCGCGGTGCAGGGCGGCGAGCTTTCCGGCCGGGTGCGGCTGGGCATGCAGGAAGATTTTGGCGAGATGGTGTTGCCGCAGGTGCTGGGCCAATTCGCCAGGGCGCATCCCAAGGTGCGGATCGAAGCGCGGGTCGCGCGCAATGCCGAATTGCTGGAACGGCTGGCGGTGGGGCAGTTGGATCTGGTCCTGGCCTGGGACTACGACGCGCGCGTGCCGCATGCGGAGCGCTTGCTGGATCTGCCCATGCGCTGGATCGGCCCCGCGCAGCCCACGCACGCGGCCAGCAGCCATGGCA containing:
- a CDS encoding 4'-phosphopantetheinyl transferase family protein, translating into MYWADQGAADRYQAKDLSLDDAARASGRTGRKAQEDWRVSRALKHEVRRKADPGAMMSLSHSGGHAVCASAPAGWPLGADLESLRPRDFSRLAQWVCTPEEAAALAALTGPAQCQHFYLLWTLKEAFIKAAALDFPADMALFGLNPGPDGQWRLRAPPGHWRACSWRLGSAWMASVVWRAPTDNTTYPAWRGAVGCELPALTLVGEWLRDAD
- a CDS encoding flavodoxin family protein, whose protein sequence is MNLNQPTQRLLILVGSPRRDGNSAALGAAAQRGANAAGLATTLLFLDDYLNGFLSDLRHQPAPEDRYPELFLEHFLPADGALICTPIYWYGMSAQTKAFFDRSFTHYAGSGPEPERVKARMTGKRLGLAVASEETYPGAALGIVHQVQEYARYTHSDFVGFVHGAGNLRGEIAADPRAPLLAAEQLGATFFSRKYSDYRIETPRARNVWESARSSAPGVLP
- a CDS encoding AraC family transcriptional regulator, whose protein sequence is MAVTQHIWHCGAGLPGDVLIADLRAYRYAPHFHDAWSIGAVEHGHCAFTVHGVAHSAAAGDLVVIAPGQVHTGGTSDAPLSYRMAYIDAAWFDDHAQALLGAVSRLAGPVITAPALCTQWLAALTPAAIPDSERRERISAALFGLLAAHGKAIGAEHIDGANCADGANGADRADDARSADGKDAADVCALLRERMTADPACAPDLEALARAQDRHRTTLVKQFARRYGLPPQAWLRNWRVARARVLLRAGLPLAQAAQAVGFADQAHLTRVFKQVYGSTPGALLRADSQTLRARGVSIR
- a CDS encoding MFS transporter; this encodes MSVPSTPPLLHPAPHPAPHPAPHLAPYPVPNSALRPTHRWKVLAVGVAANAAFSAAAAGLPTTAVFMRAGYRLDNDQLGLALGLMGLGVALFELPWGLLTDRWGDRPVLLTGLGATAAALAWMSGFASPDGATVPSLWLLAVGLVLVGMLGGSVNGASGRAVMAWFDDGERGLAMSIRQTAVPLGGGLGALLLPWLAAHAGFAAVFGVLALMCGAAAVLAACWLREPASDLPRQPARSAQPGQSDQPRQPAQSAGPAQSAQPAQAGHGLPATGRRTAPSPLRDARVWRAAAAIGLMCCPQFAVLTFATVFLHDVSHAGIGTLTAVMVAVQLGAMVARIASGRWTDRHGNRRAYLRRCAQCSFLLFAALGAVAWAVSAAPTAAGAVLAMAGLLAAAGICASAWHGVAYTELATLAGAARAGTALGMANSCVYLGLFLTPLAIPHVVAASSWPAAWVLAGALMLAALPLLPRPDRRQAADVMPGIPASATPGKP
- a CDS encoding Rrf2 family transcriptional regulator, producing MQLTRFTDFGLRVLMYLTQCRDRPAAVTIPEIAGRFDVSRNHLVKVVHFMSQRGWVSTVRGKGGGLRLAREPSAYQVGDLIRELEQQGPLIDCREPPCALDGACRLAGVLAQTLAAFYDALNAYTLADLVRDPTAAAIIKLHRAA
- the hmpA gene encoding NO-inducible flavohemoprotein — its product is MLSPQVRALVKATAPVLKTHGVALTRHFYARMFEHNPELKHVFNQGHQAGGQQQHALAGAVTAYAEHIDDPSVLAPVVTRIVHKHVSLGIRPEHYAIVGKHLLASIREVLGAAATDELVDAWAAAYGQLADLLIAEESRLYAESAAKPGGWTGWRAFRVVGKQPESAEITSFYLAPSDGGAVPAYRPGQYVSVRVYVPELGLMQPRQYSLSDAPGQDRLRISVKREAAGADTPAGRVSNALHDRLEEGGVLDVAPPQGDFHLKDDSDAPVVLVSGGVGLTPMVSILNHLVRANDERQIRFVHGCRNRSVHAMKDHVNQIAAERGNVRKAVFYEEVGHGDQAGVDYDHRGRVDLRAITDDAIVPGADYYLCGPAPFMAAQRAVLLELGVDPGRIHAEAFGTGGAPA
- a CDS encoding lysophospholipid acyltransferase family protein; this encodes MTSPTQTRQDFWLWRLLATGVAFTMFGVGGVLLRVLVFPPQRLLPGGKLERQRRARWALNGTFRLFIRFMVRVGILTVEFKGAERLGKPGQMILANHPSLLDVVFLVGHVKNANCIVKHGLATNPFTRGPVANAGYITNDESFDMFDRAADVLRNGETLIVFPEGTRTPPDALPQFHRGACAIALRGARVVTPVVIQMNPRSLTKGEPWYRIPARRMRYVIQVGEDIDPTVWSSAHPLPAAGRKMNAWLHAYFEAELARAPAGAVMNEQATPVGGSGVEAG
- a CDS encoding proline dehydrogenase family protein produces the protein MSIFQRTTIALARSPAMGRAMRAVAARTSLAQRFVGGADVDAAVRTALRLRDAHGIRASLFYLGEYVAEPAAIEHNVSEAIRACGALGAAGLDVHVSVDPTAIGYMASDALGEANARRIGEALRQAAGRKIGQTARQGTGPATGQATGQDTGQAARAGQHWMVLDMEDAGIRERTCVLHRSLLEAGLPAGLTLQARRRRTPEDLAWAIRQHTSLRLVKGAFPERALDHAGRDRIDHAYLDAAAIMLSREAREAGFYPVFGTHDDRLAGAIMALARERGWSPDAFEFEMLYGVRPDWQLALRDLGYNVRVYLPFGGDWWPYAIRRVGENPGNAWLLARSLKADGGYFG
- a CDS encoding beta-ketoacyl synthase chain length factor; the protein is MLTFSIAQWQGWTQGMESPDDWFYWAQHPYCPLDNPRAPRLDFLPPMQRRRLSPLARAVFECAWPLAADRPAMPLVFASRHGETSRNFGLLQSLAADEPLSPTAFGLSVHNAIAAQWSIIRRETTESVAISVDDDGLEHAFIEGAMLLDQGHEDVLVVLAEERPPAPYAPWIDDVPYTYAAAFHLRAGTEWTLAMSAEPAPRPDAEATSAAKASQAWPNPLNLLRHLTLRTPSWGHANRARRWTWTRNA
- a CDS encoding LysR substrate-binding domain-containing protein; translation: MRPVTFDLDVLRSFVAGVDLGSFGRAADRLGRSTSAISAQMKKLEEQAGVPLLRKAGRGLALTEAGETMLAYGRRLLELNDQAARAVQGGELSGRVRLGMQEDFGEMVLPQVLGQFARAHPKVRIEARVARNAELLERLAVGQLDLVLAWDYDARVPHAERLLDLPMRWIGPAQPTHAASSHGTDTGSGSGTGAGTGNGNGNGNGHRDRNGNRDGDGDVPLVAFEAPCLFRTCATDALDRAGLHWLPAFTSPSLAGLWAAVSAGLGLAVRTPLGLPAGVRALAPGEQGLPALPSIALSLYLAHAQPDPVTAALGDIVRRCIQDSAAAWAAPAVSSSPSSPTASPSASPSSSPFKPPRAKVHP
- a CDS encoding D-amino acid dehydrogenase, yielding MRVCVIGAGVVGVTSAYFLARQGHDVVLVDSQARPAEVSSYANGGQLSYSYVAPLAGPGVLPSVPGWLLRQDSPLRFRPRLDPHQWRWCLQFALACRASVAKASTAQLLGLSYLSRDVMHTLLEQENLDFGHLKNGKLIAYRSAALLDKARALVAYQAGHGAQQQVLDAPQTLAMEPALAAMGSKLAGAIYTPSEEAGDCRQFTEGLFDRLQLLGNVECAMSNPVTGLQREGRRIVAVNTRNGDIGADAIVLATGIGTRALLKPLGHDVPLYPLKGYSLSVPLADDDTVAPRISVTDYERRIVYARVGKVLRIAAMVDIGSANADIDPARVALLKQQVREAFPALDLTQAIPWAGLRPATPTGKPLIGRSPAADNLWLNIGQGALGFTLACGSAALLTAQMAGLELPLDPAPFRP
- a CDS encoding LysR substrate-binding domain-containing protein, translating into MFATLPVTALRTFEAAARLRSFKLASVELAVTPTAVSHQIKLLERQVGVALFDRVPRGVRLTDSGARLFASVHGALLEIAQTLDALRPEPASGALTLSTTHSFAALWLVPRLGRFHQAYPQYQLNLQTGADAVDLLQDASVDVAVRYSRQRYPALHTAATLPEWFGVYGAPSQITQLEKSADKRAPPPASPPTPALVTVRWRDSDLYDQGWRAWCQAAGLPAWQAPSAVHAYEEEHYALQAAIAGQGLVLASSVMVSDSVRAGTLAAYRPQVRVPGAAYQALCAPGRERHPPVKAFLAWLTREFQA